One Rhizobium sp. 9140 genomic region harbors:
- a CDS encoding MFS transporter — protein MAPVEPRSRSIKALSAVNFFLADVRDGLGPFLGIFLIGQGWSTATIGVVMTIGGIAGMLATTPLGALADASKAKRFMVGFCAALVIVASLAILFVPTVTFVAASQIATGIAGAAIGPAVAGLTLGLVGQKGLAPQLGRNEAWNHGGNVFAAAGAGFFGYEFGLTAVFILMTAMAVGSIIAVMMIRPEDIDHDAARGIEKKDGKDAEVPSGFSVLWKSTPLLILAATLMLFHFGNGAMLPLLGQQVATQAASSDVPTDTGTTTTLPPGQSKPGKPAAQPVGQHSSLQSLLSDPVSYTAATVIIAQLTMIPIALLAAGFAGRRGYFLLLVAALVALPVRGLIAGLWPSPYALIPVQMLDGVGAGLLGVAVPGLVARMLKGTGHINAGLGAVMTVQGIGASLSPAIAGVIVSHFGFSAAYLTLAGFALCGLVIWLVSMKKVAAACAGD, from the coding sequence GTGGCGCCTGTAGAACCCCGGTCGCGGTCGATCAAAGCCCTCAGCGCCGTCAATTTCTTCCTTGCCGACGTCCGTGACGGGCTCGGTCCCTTTCTCGGCATCTTCCTGATCGGTCAGGGCTGGAGCACGGCAACCATCGGCGTCGTCATGACGATCGGCGGCATTGCGGGCATGCTGGCGACCACACCGCTCGGCGCACTTGCGGATGCCTCCAAGGCCAAGCGTTTCATGGTCGGCTTCTGCGCGGCCCTCGTCATCGTGGCGTCTCTCGCCATCCTGTTCGTCCCCACCGTGACCTTCGTGGCGGCCTCGCAGATCGCAACCGGCATCGCCGGTGCCGCCATCGGCCCGGCCGTCGCCGGCCTGACGCTGGGCCTCGTGGGACAGAAGGGACTAGCCCCGCAGCTCGGGAGAAACGAGGCCTGGAACCACGGCGGCAATGTCTTTGCCGCCGCCGGCGCCGGTTTCTTCGGCTACGAGTTCGGCCTGACCGCGGTCTTCATCCTCATGACAGCCATGGCCGTCGGGTCGATCATCGCCGTCATGATGATCAGACCTGAGGATATCGACCACGATGCCGCACGCGGCATCGAGAAGAAGGATGGCAAGGACGCAGAGGTGCCTTCGGGCTTCAGCGTGTTGTGGAAGTCTACGCCACTGCTGATCCTCGCTGCCACGCTCATGCTGTTCCACTTCGGCAATGGCGCCATGCTTCCGCTGCTTGGACAGCAGGTGGCAACACAGGCGGCAAGCTCCGACGTGCCAACGGACACCGGCACCACGACCACACTGCCACCCGGACAGAGCAAGCCGGGGAAGCCCGCAGCGCAACCGGTCGGCCAGCATTCGTCTCTCCAGAGCCTGCTGTCGGATCCCGTCTCCTACACCGCCGCGACCGTCATCATCGCCCAGCTGACGATGATCCCGATCGCGCTTCTCGCGGCCGGTTTCGCAGGGCGGCGCGGCTACTTCCTGCTCCTCGTCGCAGCCCTTGTTGCACTGCCGGTTCGCGGGCTGATCGCCGGACTATGGCCAAGCCCCTATGCCCTCATCCCGGTGCAGATGCTGGATGGTGTCGGTGCCGGCCTTCTCGGTGTCGCGGTGCCCGGTCTCGTCGCACGGATGCTCAAGGGAACCGGCCATATCAACGCAGGTCTCGGTGCGGTCATGACGGTGCAGGGCATCGGCGCCTCGCTCAGCCCGGCGATCGCCGGCGTCATCGTCTCGCATTTCGGCTTTTCGGCCGCCTACCTCACCCTTGCAGGGTTCGCGCTTTGCGGGCTGGTCATCTGGCTTGTTTCGATGAAGAAGGTGGCCGCGGCCTGCGCTGGCGACTGA
- a CDS encoding TonB-dependent receptor, whose product MSRGWIGCGSRWWVNAALTSVSLLAISAGSAQGQEARDEQAKRQPEVARSSGASQATTLETIVVVGSSGEQAPATGIIGQPPAPYAGGQVSSGARVGVLGNQPVLKTPFTVTSLTSKLIRDQQARTVADLTLNDPSVRQDAPAFSERDAFMIRGFSVTNLDTLYDGLPYIANPRRSFLEGIERVEILKGPTAFANGGLGRVGGTINLVPKRAADEPLTRLTTGYRSDSQLWSHADVGRRFGPGGEFGVRVNGSYRDGDSRLDNNDNQVGVASIGLDYRGDRVRASLDLNHSTQNIDAPTSLFNGAVPGIEIPRAPNGKINTANPFEYHDSTYNMISGRVEFDVLDNTTLYAAGGASRYREDFLTSSYTIVNANGDATSSLAIQPQQIQGFSGEIGLRSEFDTGPVGHQVNVAVARNLNENDRGSFLPGRLGLPPAYPTNIYNPVYLPDGSVDTSDFPRSDDLVPFADLLSTSIALSDTLSFLDERFLLTVGGRYQDIRSRGFNTRPGNPLFPVGDTNYLYEEAKFSPAVAAVVNVTNNLSVYANYVEALSEGAIAPATVANANEIFPPFVHDQKEIGVKYDFGSFLLTAALFEIRQESAFTDATTNTFSVNGLQVNRGLELSVFGEPLQGIRVLGGVTFMDAKLDSTAAGAFDGNKVPGVPTTTVSLYGEYDTPWVENLTLTGRVLYSGSTYYDRANTQKVEDWTRLDLGARYVFERENGKPIEVRANVENVLDEKYWASSARGFLSAGAPRAVMLSASFDF is encoded by the coding sequence ATGTCAAGAGGTTGGATTGGCTGTGGATCGCGTTGGTGGGTCAACGCGGCTCTCACAAGTGTATCGTTACTCGCTATCTCCGCAGGGTCGGCGCAAGGGCAGGAAGCGCGCGATGAGCAGGCGAAACGCCAGCCCGAGGTCGCACGGTCCTCCGGTGCATCGCAGGCCACGACACTGGAAACGATTGTCGTCGTCGGTAGCTCGGGGGAGCAGGCGCCGGCGACAGGAATTATCGGTCAGCCTCCGGCACCTTATGCCGGCGGGCAGGTCTCTTCCGGTGCTCGTGTTGGTGTTCTGGGCAATCAGCCTGTTCTGAAAACGCCCTTCACCGTCACGTCTCTGACGTCGAAGTTGATCCGCGATCAGCAGGCGCGGACTGTTGCCGATCTCACGCTGAACGATCCATCCGTGCGCCAGGACGCCCCTGCGTTCAGCGAACGAGATGCTTTCATGATCCGTGGTTTCTCGGTCACCAATCTCGACACGCTCTATGACGGGCTTCCCTACATTGCCAATCCCCGGCGCAGTTTCCTTGAGGGCATCGAGCGTGTGGAGATCCTCAAGGGGCCGACCGCGTTTGCAAATGGTGGCCTCGGACGTGTCGGCGGCACGATCAATCTCGTGCCCAAACGTGCCGCCGACGAACCGCTGACACGCCTTACGACCGGCTATCGCTCCGACTCGCAACTTTGGTCGCATGCCGATGTCGGTCGCCGCTTCGGGCCGGGCGGAGAGTTCGGCGTTCGTGTGAACGGTTCCTACCGCGATGGCGATTCTCGGCTGGATAACAACGACAATCAGGTCGGTGTCGCATCGATCGGGCTGGATTATCGCGGTGACCGCGTCCGCGCTTCGCTCGATCTGAACCATTCCACGCAGAACATCGATGCGCCGACATCCCTGTTCAACGGTGCCGTACCCGGCATTGAGATACCGCGCGCACCGAACGGCAAGATCAATACGGCCAACCCGTTCGAATATCACGACAGTACATACAACATGATTTCCGGTCGCGTAGAGTTCGATGTGCTCGATAACACGACGCTTTATGCTGCCGGTGGTGCAAGCCGTTACCGCGAAGATTTCTTGACGTCGTCCTACACCATCGTCAACGCAAATGGAGATGCGACATCCAGCCTCGCCATTCAGCCGCAGCAGATCCAGGGATTTTCGGGCGAAATCGGTCTGCGCTCGGAATTCGATACTGGCCCCGTCGGTCATCAGGTCAACGTCGCGGTCGCACGAAATCTCAATGAAAACGATCGCGGCAGCTTCCTGCCGGGTAGATTGGGATTGCCTCCAGCCTATCCCACCAACATCTACAACCCGGTCTATCTGCCCGACGGCTCGGTGGATACGAGCGATTTCCCCCGCTCGGACGATCTCGTTCCCTTTGCAGATCTTCTTTCGACGAGCATCGCGCTCTCAGACACATTGTCCTTCCTAGACGAACGCTTTCTTTTAACTGTGGGCGGGCGCTATCAGGATATTCGCTCGAGAGGGTTCAATACACGTCCCGGAAATCCGCTTTTCCCGGTGGGAGACACAAACTACCTCTACGAGGAGGCGAAATTCAGCCCGGCGGTCGCCGCAGTCGTCAACGTCACCAACAATCTTTCGGTCTATGCCAACTATGTCGAGGCGCTGTCCGAGGGAGCGATTGCACCGGCGACGGTCGCGAATGCGAACGAGATCTTTCCGCCCTTCGTCCACGATCAGAAGGAAATCGGGGTAAAGTACGATTTCGGTTCATTCCTGCTGACAGCAGCCTTGTTCGAGATCCGGCAGGAGAGTGCCTTCACCGATGCGACGACGAATACCTTCTCGGTCAATGGCCTGCAGGTCAACCGCGGTCTTGAGCTTTCGGTATTCGGCGAGCCGCTTCAGGGCATCCGCGTCCTTGGTGGTGTGACGTTCATGGATGCCAAGCTTGACAGCACGGCTGCCGGCGCGTTCGACGGCAACAAGGTTCCCGGTGTCCCCACCACGACAGTCAGTCTCTATGGTGAATACGACACGCCGTGGGTCGAGAATCTGACGCTGACGGGTCGCGTGCTCTACAGTGGAAGCACGTATTACGACCGGGCAAACACGCAAAAGGTCGAGGACTGGACGCGTCTCGATCTGGGTGCGCGCTATGTCTTCGAGCGGGAAAATGGCAAGCCGATCGAAGTCCGGGCAAATGTCGAGAACGTTCTCGATGAGAAATACTGGGCGTCCTCTGCACGCGGCTTCCTCTCGGCCGGCGCGCCCCGCGCCGTTATGCTATCCGCATCGTTTGATTTCTGA
- the lhgO gene encoding L-2-hydroxyglutarate oxidase: MSYDLAIIGGGIVGLSAALEISTRWPGLSIVVLEKEVEVATHQTGRNSGVIHAGVYYQPGSLKARFCKEGVEATIGFCREHGIPFEQCGKILVATAHDEVPRLAALEDRCRQNGLPVERLDAAELVRREPHIRGVGALFVPTSGIVDYGLIARTMARILAGRGVEIRTSATVETLREEADGVRLQLPQEEIRARHVIACAGIMADRLARLCGLELDFHIVPFRGEYFRLGSDKDRIVNHLIYPIPDPALPFLGVHLTKMIGGYVTVGPNAVLAFAREGYRFSDVNVHDLREMITYPGFRRLVRKNLRSGLSEMGNSISKRRYLALCRRYCPELQLDDLKPYRPGIRAQAVLADGSLVHDFLIRETHRTIHVCNAPSPAATSAMPIARDLADRAAALFGWQAEGKRV, encoded by the coding sequence GTGTCTTATGATCTTGCCATCATCGGCGGCGGCATTGTCGGTCTTTCCGCCGCCCTGGAAATCTCGACCCGCTGGCCCGGCCTTTCCATCGTCGTGCTGGAAAAGGAGGTCGAGGTTGCGACTCACCAGACCGGGCGCAACAGCGGCGTCATCCATGCGGGGGTCTATTATCAGCCGGGAAGCCTGAAGGCGCGTTTCTGCAAGGAAGGCGTCGAGGCGACGATCGGTTTCTGCCGCGAGCATGGCATTCCGTTCGAGCAATGCGGAAAGATACTCGTGGCAACCGCCCATGACGAGGTGCCGCGTCTTGCCGCGCTGGAAGACCGGTGCCGACAGAACGGCCTGCCGGTGGAACGGCTGGACGCCGCGGAGCTTGTCCGGCGCGAACCGCATATCCGCGGCGTCGGGGCGCTGTTCGTGCCGACCAGCGGCATCGTCGATTACGGGCTGATCGCCCGCACGATGGCCCGAATCCTCGCTGGTAGGGGCGTCGAAATTCGCACCAGCGCTACCGTGGAGACCTTGCGAGAGGAGGCGGACGGCGTTCGTCTCCAGCTTCCGCAGGAAGAGATCCGCGCCCGGCACGTCATCGCCTGCGCCGGCATCATGGCCGACCGGCTGGCGCGGCTTTGTGGCCTCGAACTCGACTTCCATATCGTGCCCTTTCGCGGCGAATATTTCAGGTTGGGCTCCGACAAGGACCGCATTGTCAACCATCTGATCTACCCGATCCCGGACCCTGCGCTGCCGTTTCTGGGCGTCCACCTCACGAAGATGATCGGCGGCTATGTGACGGTGGGGCCGAATGCGGTTCTTGCCTTTGCGCGGGAGGGCTACCGGTTTTCCGATGTCAATGTCCACGATCTCAGGGAAATGATCACCTACCCCGGCTTTCGCCGCCTGGTGCGCAAAAATCTTCGGTCCGGCCTGTCGGAAATGGGCAATTCGATCAGCAAGCGCCGCTACCTCGCGCTTTGCAGAAGATACTGCCCGGAATTGCAGCTCGACGACCTCAAGCCCTATCGGCCCGGCATCCGCGCCCAGGCGGTTCTCGCCGACGGCAGCCTCGTCCATGACTTCCTGATCCGCGAAACCCACAGGACCATCCATGTCTGCAACGCTCCATCTCCTGCCGCGACATCGGCGATGCCGATCGCCCGGGATCTCGCGGATCGCGCTGCCGCGCTGTTCGGATGGCAGGCAGAGGGCAAAAGGGTCTAG
- a CDS encoding nucleoside hydrolase — MPTPILYDCDPGHDDAIALVMAHRSPDIKLLGVTTTCGNAELDKTTSNAIRILDFIGAGDVPVAAGCVRPLARPLVLGTADGPSGLEGSPYLPMPQRKPLAQHAVDFLAERLAAAPEPIIVVATGPLSNIGLLVLKHPQVLPKIKELIWMGGVFYRKSEIITPTEFNAFCDPEAVRLVLDSGVPVTMVGLDVTMQVLVEAEQYAELATIDTELGRLVMDWLRFYEKLHRNSMGVGGAMHDPLALALVIDPTLVRTRPVHIGVDLDGTFAFGATVADFWKERGEPDNARIAYEVDSDRFFKLMFDLLRDTPLDP, encoded by the coding sequence ATGCCGACACCCATCCTCTACGACTGCGACCCCGGCCACGACGACGCCATCGCCCTCGTCATGGCGCATCGCTCGCCCGATATCAAACTTCTGGGCGTGACGACCACCTGCGGCAATGCCGAGCTCGACAAGACCACCTCGAATGCCATTCGCATCCTCGACTTCATCGGTGCGGGAGACGTGCCGGTTGCGGCCGGCTGCGTCCGCCCGCTTGCCCGTCCGCTGGTGCTGGGAACGGCGGACGGCCCGAGCGGTCTCGAGGGCTCGCCCTACCTGCCCATGCCGCAACGCAAACCCCTGGCCCAGCATGCCGTCGATTTCCTCGCCGAAAGGCTTGCTGCAGCGCCAGAACCGATCATCGTGGTGGCCACCGGGCCACTGAGCAATATCGGCCTCCTCGTTCTCAAGCACCCGCAGGTGTTGCCGAAGATCAAGGAACTGATCTGGATGGGCGGGGTGTTCTATCGCAAGAGCGAGATCATCACGCCCACTGAATTCAACGCCTTCTGCGATCCCGAAGCCGTCCGGCTCGTGCTCGACAGCGGCGTGCCCGTTACCATGGTCGGGCTGGATGTGACCATGCAGGTTCTGGTCGAGGCAGAGCAATATGCGGAGCTCGCGACCATCGACACGGAACTCGGCAGGCTCGTCATGGACTGGCTACGCTTCTACGAGAAGCTGCATCGCAATTCCATGGGCGTCGGCGGCGCGATGCACGACCCTCTGGCGCTGGCGCTGGTGATCGACCCGACGCTGGTGCGCACCAGGCCCGTCCATATCGGCGTCGATCTCGATGGCACCTTTGCCTTCGGCGCGACGGTCGCCGATTTCTGGAAGGAGCGTGGCGAGCCCGATAATGCACGAATCGCCTATGAGGTGGACAGCGACCGCTTCTTCAAGCTGATGTTCGATCTGTTGCGCGATACACCGCTGGATCCGTGA
- a CDS encoding nucleoside hydrolase — MQRIILDVDSAGDDILAVLFAAAHPDIKLEGVTTVTGAAGPIKQVTDVVLNTLSLAGRDDIPVHAGAWRPIVGHAKAAMEAPVHFEKRLTARFGDRLKTFNPPAPEPRRKANPGHAVDFIIDMARAHPGEITLVTTGPTTNAALAILQEPALPSLLKNMLVLGGNFTAPGNMTPLSEYNIWADPEASRIVLNADVDKILVPLDICEDNRVADSMLTRDDIADMASSGADNAVVDMIGEVFPIYIDIWREFFGLVGFPMDDVITVALAFAPDLVTTTAPLFADVVIEKGVARGQVVAYRGHQILPGGDGPRTTRIATGLDGRRFLSIFKTTMARYARAGGLGTAA, encoded by the coding sequence ATGCAGCGCATCATCCTCGACGTGGATTCCGCCGGCGACGACATTCTCGCCGTGCTGTTCGCCGCCGCCCATCCGGACATCAAGCTGGAGGGCGTCACCACCGTCACCGGCGCCGCCGGCCCGATCAAACAGGTGACCGACGTCGTGCTGAACACGTTGTCGCTGGCCGGTCGTGACGATATTCCGGTCCATGCCGGCGCCTGGCGGCCGATCGTCGGCCATGCCAAGGCGGCGATGGAAGCACCCGTCCATTTCGAGAAGCGGCTGACGGCGCGCTTCGGCGACCGTCTGAAGACGTTCAACCCGCCGGCGCCAGAGCCTCGCCGTAAGGCGAACCCCGGCCATGCGGTGGATTTCATCATCGACATGGCAAGGGCACATCCCGGCGAGATCACGCTGGTGACGACGGGGCCGACGACCAATGCGGCGCTCGCGATTCTGCAGGAACCGGCGTTGCCGTCGCTTCTGAAGAACATGCTGGTGCTCGGCGGCAACTTCACCGCGCCCGGCAACATGACGCCGCTGTCGGAGTACAATATCTGGGCCGATCCGGAGGCGTCGCGCATTGTGCTCAACGCCGATGTCGACAAGATCCTCGTGCCGCTCGATATCTGCGAGGACAACCGCGTGGCCGACAGCATGCTGACGCGCGACGACATCGCGGACATGGCGTCCTCCGGGGCGGACAATGCCGTCGTGGACATGATCGGGGAGGTGTTTCCGATCTACATCGATATCTGGCGCGAGTTCTTCGGGCTCGTGGGCTTTCCCATGGATGATGTCATTACCGTGGCGCTCGCCTTCGCGCCGGATCTCGTGACGACGACGGCGCCGCTCTTTGCCGATGTCGTCATCGAAAAAGGCGTCGCGCGGGGCCAGGTTGTGGCTTACCGCGGTCACCAGATCCTGCCCGGCGGTGACGGCCCGAGGACGACCCGTATCGCCACCGGCCTCGACGGCCGCCGCTTCCTTTCGATCTTCAAGACCACCATGGCGCGCTACGCCCGCGCCGGCGGTCTTGGCACTGCAGCCTGA
- a CDS encoding ABC transporter permease: MEILTNLFNVALLVAMIRTTTPILLVALGGSFTTKAGIFNIGLEGQMLIAAFFAVVGSIWTGSSVGGMVIGVAAALVFALIYAVLVVSFRANEVVVGLALNILAGGMTVSLLKAIFGTRGSVVGRGIVGLPKVQIPGARDLLGPSTAQLISGYTPLVYVAFFAVPLLILFYNRTRLGLYIRVVGEKPEAAEALGISIVRIRYAASLLCGLFAGLAGAHMSLGYITMFTENMSSGRGFMAVAILIFSGGDPLKVLAGCLLFGFADAFSLRLQTFGFPSYLVLAVPYAVALVALFALSWRARPKRIRETVETIRRALSVHPSGDAGRDAPLPRS, from the coding sequence ATGGAAATTCTGACCAATCTGTTCAACGTCGCTTTGCTGGTCGCGATGATCCGCACCACGACGCCGATCCTGCTGGTGGCGCTGGGCGGCTCGTTCACCACCAAGGCGGGGATCTTCAACATCGGGCTGGAGGGCCAGATGCTGATCGCCGCCTTCTTCGCCGTCGTCGGCTCGATCTGGACAGGCTCGTCGGTGGGCGGCATGGTTATCGGCGTCGCCGCCGCGCTCGTCTTCGCCCTCATCTATGCCGTTCTCGTCGTCAGCTTCCGGGCAAACGAGGTTGTTGTGGGGTTGGCGCTCAACATCCTTGCCGGCGGCATGACCGTGTCTCTCCTCAAGGCGATCTTCGGGACACGCGGCTCTGTCGTCGGGCGAGGCATCGTTGGCCTGCCCAAGGTGCAGATCCCCGGTGCGCGCGATTTGCTCGGCCCCTCGACCGCGCAGTTGATCTCCGGCTATACACCACTCGTCTACGTTGCCTTCTTTGCCGTGCCGCTCCTCATTCTCTTCTACAACCGCACCCGGCTCGGCCTTTATATCCGCGTGGTCGGTGAGAAGCCGGAGGCAGCCGAGGCGCTCGGCATCTCGATCGTGCGGATTCGCTATGCCGCTTCGCTGCTGTGCGGCCTGTTCGCCGGTCTTGCCGGCGCCCATATGTCGCTCGGCTACATCACGATGTTCACCGAGAACATGTCCTCCGGGCGCGGCTTCATGGCGGTCGCAATCCTGATCTTCTCGGGCGGTGATCCGCTGAAGGTGCTGGCCGGCTGCCTGTTGTTCGGCTTTGCCGATGCCTTCTCGCTCCGCCTGCAGACCTTCGGCTTCCCGTCCTATCTGGTTCTGGCTGTGCCATATGCCGTGGCGCTCGTCGCTCTGTTCGCGCTCTCCTGGCGCGCACGGCCAAAGCGCATCCGCGAGACGGTCGAGACCATTCGCCGCGCTTTGTCCGTCCATCCCTCGGGGGACGCCGGCCGCGACGCGCCGCTTCCCCGTTCCTGA